A stretch of Lysobacter sp. K5869 DNA encodes these proteins:
- a CDS encoding amidohydrolase family protein yields MTASRRTAPRRTALALLAAVFAAGGAHAAERAAEPVDLLIRHANVVDVIAGQLRADRLIAVRGDRIVAVEPDARAARFAAQRSIDAHGKYAIPGLWDMHVHFGGGDQLIEENKNLLPLYVAHGIAAVRDAAGDLSPSVFEWRDAVAAGRLDGPTIFTSGPKLEGYKSIWPGDIEVGSSAEIAKALDQLQGWKVDFVKITDNTLSPELFMDALKQARARGLRVSAHVPFVLPIDEVSQAGLSSIEHVEYAYKAGSSKEAEISAMVRRGEIDSREGWNRIQATFDRKTALAAYRRLAQRGTAVTPTLNGSFVTTYLDRDDHKNDPYLQYIGPGLQATYAWRVERAAKDDAAAIVRRHERYERNASILPLLQQAGVNILAGTDAGFLNSFNYPGVGLHDEMQRFVENGLTPLQTLRAATINGARFLGQDKEHGSLAAGKAADIVLLDADPLRDIGATRKIDTFVLRGKVHDRAALDAMLAQVRGEVAAQRAAADAAKAKQDGAKR; encoded by the coding sequence ATGACCGCTTCCCGCCGCACCGCCCCCCGCCGCACCGCCCTCGCTCTGCTCGCGGCCGTCTTCGCCGCCGGCGGCGCCCACGCCGCCGAACGCGCCGCCGAGCCGGTGGATCTGCTGATCCGCCACGCCAACGTCGTCGACGTGATCGCCGGCCAGCTGCGCGCCGACCGCCTGATCGCGGTGCGCGGCGACCGCATCGTCGCGGTCGAACCCGACGCCCGCGCCGCGCGCTTCGCCGCGCAGCGCAGCATCGACGCCCACGGCAAGTACGCGATTCCCGGCCTGTGGGACATGCACGTGCACTTCGGCGGCGGCGACCAACTGATCGAAGAGAACAAGAACTTGCTGCCGCTGTACGTCGCCCACGGCATCGCCGCGGTGCGCGACGCCGCCGGCGACCTGAGCCCGAGCGTGTTCGAATGGCGCGACGCGGTCGCCGCCGGCCGCCTCGACGGCCCGACGATCTTCACTTCGGGCCCGAAGCTGGAAGGCTACAAATCGATTTGGCCGGGCGACATCGAAGTCGGCAGCAGCGCCGAAATCGCCAAGGCGCTGGATCAGCTGCAGGGCTGGAAGGTCGACTTCGTCAAGATCACCGACAACACCTTGTCGCCGGAATTGTTCATGGACGCGCTCAAGCAGGCGCGCGCGCGCGGGCTGCGGGTGTCGGCGCACGTGCCGTTCGTGTTGCCCATCGACGAAGTCAGCCAGGCCGGTTTGAGTTCGATCGAACACGTCGAATACGCGTACAAGGCCGGCTCGTCGAAGGAAGCCGAGATCAGCGCGATGGTCCGTCGCGGCGAGATCGACAGCCGCGAAGGTTGGAACCGCATCCAAGCGACGTTCGACCGCAAGACCGCGCTCGCCGCCTACCGCCGCCTCGCCCAGCGCGGCACGGCGGTGACGCCGACGCTCAACGGCAGCTTCGTCACCACGTATCTGGATCGCGACGACCACAAGAACGATCCCTACCTGCAGTACATCGGGCCGGGGTTGCAGGCGACGTACGCGTGGCGGGTCGAGCGCGCGGCCAAGGACGACGCCGCGGCGATCGTGCGCCGGCACGAGCGCTACGAGCGCAACGCTTCGATCCTGCCGCTGTTGCAGCAGGCCGGCGTCAACATCCTCGCCGGTACCGACGCAGGCTTCCTCAATTCGTTCAACTACCCGGGCGTCGGGCTGCACGATGAGATGCAGCGCTTCGTCGAGAACGGCCTGACCCCGCTGCAGACGCTGCGCGCGGCGACGATCAACGGCGCGCGCTTCCTCGGCCAGGACAAGGAACATGGGTCGCTGGCGGCGGGCAAGGCGGCCGACATCGTGTTGCTCGATGCCGACCCGCTGCGCGATATCGGAGCGACGCGGAAGATCGATACGTTCGTGCTGCGCGGCAAGGTGCACGACCGCGCGGCGCTGGATGCGATGTTGGCGCAGGTGCGCGGGGAAGTGGCGGCGCAGCGGGCGGCGGCGGATGCGGCGAAGGCGAAGCAGGACGGCGCTAAGCGTTGA
- a CDS encoding helix-turn-helix transcriptional regulator gives MRRSRQFHYPYRSLPGPLLLRYEALAVDTESALHRHPWGQLAFVESGSMSFVVEGQPLFAPPGYAAWIPAGMDHTSHNRREVKCRLINIAERYTPALPATPGIVRLHPLFLAGVEDLFDRGVEIPDSPADRRLARVLIDKLLATPMLLSFVPHSDDRLLGPILDALQHAPGDNTTLEEWAQRVHTTERTLSRRCRDELGMSFAQWRQRLRFQQSVPLLEQGRSVQQVAADMGYASASAFIAMFQQFSGTTPQKFRQAKKG, from the coding sequence ATGCGCCGCAGCCGCCAGTTCCATTACCCCTACCGTTCATTGCCCGGCCCGCTGCTGCTGCGCTACGAGGCGCTGGCGGTGGACACCGAGAGCGCGCTGCACCGCCATCCCTGGGGCCAGCTGGCGTTCGTCGAATCCGGCAGCATGTCGTTCGTGGTCGAGGGCCAGCCGCTGTTCGCGCCGCCGGGCTACGCGGCCTGGATTCCGGCCGGCATGGACCACACCTCGCACAACCGGCGCGAGGTGAAATGCCGGTTGATCAACATCGCCGAGCGCTACACCCCGGCGCTGCCGGCCACGCCCGGCATCGTGCGCCTGCATCCGTTGTTCCTGGCCGGCGTCGAGGATTTGTTCGACCGCGGCGTCGAGATTCCCGACTCGCCCGCCGACCGGCGGCTGGCGCGGGTGCTGATCGATAAGTTGCTGGCCACGCCGATGCTGCTCAGCTTCGTCCCGCACAGCGACGACCGCCTGCTCGGGCCGATCCTGGACGCGCTGCAGCACGCGCCGGGCGACAACACCACGCTGGAGGAATGGGCGCAGCGCGTGCACACCACCGAGCGCACCTTGAGCCGGCGTTGCCGCGACGAGTTGGGGATGTCGTTCGCGCAATGGCGGCAGCGCCTGCGCTTCCAGCAATCGGTGCCGTTGTTGGAGCAGGGCCGCAGCGTGCAGCAAGTGGCGGCCGACATGGGGTACGCGAGCGCGTCGGCGTTCATCGCGATGTTCCAGCAGTTCAGCGGGACGACGCCGCAGAAGTTCCGGCAGGCGAAGAAAGGATGA
- a CDS encoding DMT family transporter produces MHLLLPILATLIWAGNTIVSKLSAGAIEPAAISFYRWLVALLALTPFLLPRVWALRAQVRPYWRKLVVLAALGMVMYQSLAYFAAHSVSAMTMGLVVAAIPPMTMVIGMVVLKTRPSPGMLIGAAVSFVGLTWLLSGGHPALLVQQGLGRGELMMLLAAFSYALYGVLVKRWALPIPNGESLYLQILCGTVLLLPGFLLAPSVALTAHNLPLVLYAGILASTLAPWFWMHGLLRLGTDKTAVLMNLTPVFTAALAVMLLGEPLQLYHWIGGGLTLLGVAVAQALKQKPAPVLRVQECAG; encoded by the coding sequence ATGCACCTGTTACTGCCGATCCTGGCCACCTTGATCTGGGCCGGAAACACGATCGTCAGCAAGCTCTCGGCCGGCGCGATCGAGCCGGCGGCGATCTCGTTCTACCGCTGGCTGGTCGCGCTGCTGGCGCTGACCCCGTTCCTGCTGCCGCGGGTGTGGGCGCTGCGCGCGCAGGTGCGGCCGTACTGGCGCAAGCTGGTGGTGCTGGCCGCGCTGGGCATGGTCATGTACCAGTCGCTAGCTTATTTCGCCGCGCACAGCGTCAGCGCGATGACGATGGGCCTGGTGGTGGCGGCGATTCCACCGATGACGATGGTCATCGGCATGGTCGTGCTCAAGACCCGTCCCTCGCCCGGGATGTTGATCGGCGCGGCGGTGTCGTTCGTCGGCCTGACCTGGCTGCTCAGCGGCGGCCACCCGGCGCTGCTGGTCCAGCAAGGCCTCGGCCGCGGCGAACTGATGATGCTGCTGGCCGCGTTCTCCTACGCGCTGTACGGCGTGCTGGTGAAGCGCTGGGCGCTGCCGATCCCGAACGGCGAATCGCTGTACCTGCAGATCCTGTGCGGCACCGTGCTGTTGCTGCCGGGCTTCCTGCTCGCGCCGTCGGTGGCGCTGACCGCGCACAACCTGCCGCTGGTGCTGTACGCCGGCATCCTCGCCTCGACCCTGGCGCCGTGGTTCTGGATGCACGGTCTGCTGCGCTTGGGCACGGACAAGACCGCGGTGCTGATGAACCTCACCCCGGTGTTCACCGCGGCGCTGGCGGTGATGCTGCTGGGCGAACCCTTGCAGCTGTATCACTGGATCGGCGGCGGATTGACCCTGCTCGGCGTGGCGGTGGCGCAGGCGTTGAAGCAGAAGCCGGCGCCGGTGTTGCGGGTGCAAGAGTGCGCGGGCTGA
- a CDS encoding TlpA disulfide reductase family protein produces MSSPPDSVSAANPRPPYVLWAALALASALVVALGWQLMRLREDQRWLVDRVNLPYVGMFVPQVAATALDGRAVALGQPHGQRQVLFFFNTTCPHCRASLPQLKLAARELRKHAGVELVGVAFATPAQTAAYAREHALDFPLIAVDDDRRTQALFRARRVPSLLVIGGDGRVRYQRVGELNGKTPLHELLRAATAAEPPAATREVSPKALAAR; encoded by the coding sequence ATGTCGTCGCCACCCGACAGCGTTTCCGCCGCCAACCCGCGTCCGCCCTACGTCTTGTGGGCGGCGCTGGCCTTGGCGAGCGCGCTGGTGGTGGCGCTGGGTTGGCAGCTCATGCGCTTGCGCGAGGATCAGCGTTGGCTGGTCGATCGGGTCAACCTTCCTTATGTCGGCATGTTCGTGCCGCAGGTCGCGGCGACCGCGCTCGACGGGCGCGCGGTGGCGCTGGGCCAGCCGCACGGGCAGCGGCAGGTGCTGTTCTTCTTCAACACCACCTGCCCGCACTGCCGCGCCTCGCTGCCGCAACTCAAGCTGGCCGCGCGCGAGCTGCGCAAGCACGCCGGCGTCGAATTGGTCGGCGTGGCCTTCGCCACGCCCGCGCAGACCGCCGCCTACGCGCGCGAGCACGCGCTGGACTTTCCGCTGATCGCCGTCGACGACGACCGCCGCACCCAGGCGCTGTTCCGCGCGCGCCGGGTGCCGTCGCTGTTGGTGATCGGCGGCGACGGCCGGGTGCGCTATCAGCGCGTCGGCGAGCTCAACGGCAAAACCCCGTTGCACGAATTGCTGCGCGCGGCGACGGCGGCGGAACCGCCGGCGGCGACGCGCGAGGTTTCACCCAAAGCGCTCGCGGCGCGTTGA
- a CDS encoding winged helix-turn-helix domain-containing protein produces the protein MPQRIERIKNLASVSQFRIGASLVQPDRLAIVREGQSTALEPRMMEVLIALAERAGEVVSAEQLLIEIWRGTFYGDNPVHKTIAQLRRRLGDSSREPEYIETIRKRGYRLVAPVTFPDDYRSGLPRAAAWTQGSPYVGLRSFDQDHAGVFFGRSRATAELLATLREQIDNQRRFVLVSGASGCGKTSLLRAGVLPLLRQDGGFDGLHALASAYFDLGACRGGDLLARLAQSLCAWSLDGRPVFLDSEAPWLEQQLRAAPEAVRARIDDAFARRTAPLAERAHLLLVVDHAEAAVAAPGIGEADRRDFGAALDALCASARVAAIAITRSDFYPALVEKVPGLAELKAGDGHIDLLTPRIGEIGQIIRAPAALAGLSFEEDPDSSLRLDDLLRDAAAEHPDSLPLLQHTLQALYERQGDGGLLRLATYRELGGLEGALAHRAEQVFGELPATAQASLERVLAALIVIRPDSDAVTGRRVPWSSLDDAAARELAEAFVRARLFVGELSGGEPGFGVAHEALLRQWPRAREWTRENRQLLQARERLQRAARRWAAEGRRNDHLLNPGRPLAEAREAARRLPDQLDGDDREFLHACERQQRRKQWLRAGAIGALCALALVATGLGLQAWQARREAEQRRDQAQKLVAFMLDDLAEQLRPLGNLKLLRSIGNQSLSYLERMPETDMQPRELVSHARALRTVGEVLLDQGKFDDARAAFERAQAASARALEQEPQSLEALAETGTTAYWLGYHDYKQKKYDTTRTHWQAYLRASERLVQRAPGDPRWRLELSYALNNLGTLAYSSQRLDEAGDLFARSVAIKRQLLADKPDDSSLRYELVDSLSWLSSAQDARGLLAEAAQGYAAQTRMLRELVDSEPNADEWRRKLATSLLRSSVLALDRGELDQAERESAESVRMLRSLAEQQPDNQTWQRNLGHAYAHAGWVAAMAGSRERALERLRAAQRTLAPIMQASDRPPEWRLLDATVRLRLVQADPLAAAEDADAVIADLQKLQESAPTDLPNRSSLARALVWRGERYAAAGDAARARQDFVRVDQLLTAFAPDTRERVALDAWTRALVRLGARARAARQIAWLQHAGYRHPGFVALYETAPQP, from the coding sequence ATGCCCCAACGCATCGAACGGATCAAGAACCTGGCCAGCGTGTCGCAGTTCCGCATCGGCGCGTCGCTGGTGCAGCCCGACCGTCTGGCGATCGTGCGCGAGGGCCAGTCCACGGCGCTGGAACCGCGCATGATGGAAGTGCTGATCGCGCTGGCCGAACGCGCCGGCGAAGTGGTCAGCGCCGAGCAGTTGCTGATCGAGATCTGGCGCGGCACGTTCTACGGCGACAACCCGGTGCACAAGACCATCGCCCAGCTGCGCCGGCGTTTGGGCGATAGCAGCCGCGAACCGGAATACATCGAGACCATCCGCAAGCGCGGCTATCGCTTGGTCGCGCCGGTGACCTTCCCCGACGACTACCGCAGCGGCCTGCCGCGCGCGGCGGCGTGGACCCAGGGCAGCCCGTACGTCGGCCTGCGTTCGTTCGACCAAGACCACGCCGGCGTGTTCTTCGGCCGCAGCCGCGCCACCGCCGAGTTGCTGGCGACGCTGCGCGAGCAGATCGACAACCAGCGCCGCTTCGTCCTGGTGTCCGGCGCCAGCGGCTGCGGCAAGACCTCGCTGCTGCGCGCCGGCGTGCTGCCGCTGCTGCGCCAGGACGGCGGTTTCGACGGGCTGCACGCGCTCGCCAGCGCCTACTTCGACCTCGGCGCCTGCCGCGGCGGCGACCTGCTCGCGCGGCTGGCGCAGTCGCTGTGCGCGTGGTCGCTGGACGGCCGGCCGGTGTTCCTGGACAGCGAAGCGCCGTGGCTCGAGCAACAACTGCGCGCCGCGCCCGAGGCGGTGCGCGCGCGCATCGACGACGCGTTCGCGCGCCGCACCGCGCCGCTGGCCGAGCGCGCGCATCTGCTGCTGGTGGTCGATCACGCCGAAGCCGCGGTCGCCGCGCCCGGCATCGGCGAGGCCGACCGCCGCGACTTCGGCGCCGCGCTCGACGCGCTGTGCGCGAGCGCGCGGGTCGCCGCCATCGCCATCACCCGCAGCGATTTCTATCCGGCGCTGGTGGAGAAAGTGCCGGGGCTGGCCGAACTCAAGGCCGGCGACGGCCACATCGATCTGCTGACCCCGCGCATCGGCGAGATCGGCCAGATCATCCGCGCGCCGGCGGCGCTGGCCGGATTGAGCTTCGAGGAAGACCCCGACAGCTCGCTGCGCCTGGACGACTTGCTGCGCGACGCCGCCGCCGAGCATCCCGATTCGCTGCCGCTGCTGCAGCACACCTTGCAGGCGCTGTACGAACGCCAGGGCGACGGCGGCCTGCTGCGGCTGGCGACCTACCGCGAACTCGGCGGCCTGGAGGGCGCGCTGGCGCACCGCGCCGAGCAAGTGTTCGGCGAACTGCCGGCGACGGCGCAGGCCAGTCTGGAACGGGTGCTGGCGGCGCTGATCGTGATCCGCCCCGACAGCGACGCGGTCACCGGCCGGCGGGTGCCGTGGTCGAGCCTGGACGACGCGGCCGCGCGCGAACTGGCCGAAGCCTTCGTGCGCGCGCGCCTGTTCGTCGGCGAACTCAGCGGCGGCGAACCCGGTTTCGGCGTCGCCCACGAAGCGCTGCTGCGGCAATGGCCGCGCGCGCGCGAGTGGACGCGCGAGAACCGGCAACTGCTGCAAGCGCGCGAGCGCCTGCAACGCGCGGCGCGGCGCTGGGCCGCGGAAGGCCGGCGCAACGATCACTTGCTCAATCCCGGCCGGCCGCTGGCCGAAGCGCGCGAGGCCGCGCGCCGCCTGCCCGATCAGCTCGACGGCGACGACCGCGAATTCCTGCACGCCTGCGAACGCCAGCAGCGGCGCAAGCAATGGCTGCGCGCGGGCGCGATCGGCGCGCTGTGCGCGCTGGCCCTGGTCGCCACCGGCCTGGGCCTGCAGGCGTGGCAGGCGCGGCGCGAGGCCGAGCAGCGGCGCGATCAGGCGCAGAAGCTGGTCGCCTTCATGCTCGACGACTTGGCCGAACAGCTGCGCCCGCTCGGCAACCTCAAGCTGCTGCGCAGCATCGGCAATCAATCCTTGTCCTATCTGGAGCGCATGCCGGAAACCGACATGCAGCCGCGCGAATTGGTCAGCCACGCGCGCGCGCTGCGCACGGTCGGCGAAGTGCTGCTGGACCAGGGCAAGTTCGACGACGCACGGGCCGCGTTCGAGCGCGCCCAGGCCGCCTCGGCGCGCGCGCTCGAGCAAGAACCGCAATCGCTGGAAGCGCTGGCCGAGACCGGCACGACCGCTTACTGGCTGGGCTACCACGACTACAAGCAGAAGAAGTACGACACCACGCGCACCCACTGGCAGGCGTATCTGCGCGCCTCCGAACGTCTGGTCCAGCGCGCGCCGGGCGATCCGCGCTGGCGCCTGGAGCTGTCCTACGCGCTCAACAATCTCGGCACCTTGGCTTACAGCAGCCAGCGCCTGGACGAGGCCGGCGACCTGTTCGCGCGCTCGGTGGCGATCAAGCGGCAATTGCTCGCCGACAAGCCCGACGACAGTTCGCTGCGCTACGAACTGGTCGACAGCCTGTCGTGGCTGAGCAGCGCGCAGGACGCGCGCGGCTTGTTGGCCGAAGCCGCGCAAGGCTATGCCGCGCAAACCCGGATGCTGCGCGAACTGGTCGACAGCGAGCCCAACGCCGACGAATGGCGGCGCAAGCTGGCGACCTCGCTGCTGCGCAGCTCGGTGTTGGCGCTGGACCGCGGCGAACTCGATCAGGCCGAGCGCGAGAGCGCCGAATCGGTGCGCATGCTGCGAAGCCTCGCCGAGCAGCAGCCCGACAACCAAACCTGGCAGCGCAACCTCGGCCACGCCTACGCGCACGCCGGCTGGGTCGCGGCGATGGCCGGTTCGCGCGAGCGCGCGCTCGAACGCCTGCGCGCGGCGCAGCGCACGCTGGCGCCGATCATGCAGGCCAGCGACCGGCCGCCGGAGTGGCGCTTGCTCGACGCGACGGTGCGGCTGCGATTGGTCCAGGCCGATCCGCTGGCCGCGGCCGAGGACGCCGACGCGGTCATCGCCGACCTGCAGAAATTGCAGGAAAGCGCGCCGACCGATCTGCCCAACCGCTCCAGCCTCGCGCGCGCGCTGGTCTGGCGCGGCGAGCGCTACGCCGCGGCCGGCGACGCGGCGCGCGCGCGCCAGGATTTCGTCCGCGTCGATCAACTGCTGACCGCGTTCGCGCCCGACACCCGCGAACGCGTCGCGCTCGACGCCTGGACCCGCGCGCTGGTGCGCCTGGGCGCGCGCGCGCGCGCCGCGCGCCAGATCGCCTGGCTGCAACACGCCGGCTACCGCCATCCCGGTTTCGTAGCGCTTTACGAAACCGCTCCCCAGCCCTGA
- a CDS encoding ribonuclease domain-containing protein, with the protein MNPFTRAALALSLCLLAAAPAAAKPRACTSLPPDIREAMRTMSFCITAVDPVAECGRAGMDVQIFSNNEGKLPNAGRGQVYWEGKIRKDNGDAGLRRLVYLVNDGTKKTIAMRYYTPDHYANFCEIT; encoded by the coding sequence ATGAATCCGTTCACCCGCGCCGCCCTGGCGCTGAGTCTGTGCCTGCTCGCCGCCGCCCCGGCCGCGGCCAAGCCGCGCGCCTGCACCAGCTTGCCGCCGGACATCCGCGAAGCCATGCGCACCATGTCGTTCTGCATCACCGCGGTCGACCCGGTGGCCGAATGCGGCCGCGCCGGCATGGACGTGCAGATCTTCTCCAACAACGAAGGCAAGCTGCCCAATGCCGGCCGCGGGCAGGTGTATTGGGAAGGCAAGATCCGCAAGGACAACGGCGACGCCGGGCTGCGCCGGCTGGTGTATCTGGTCAACGACGGGACCAAGAAAACGATCGCGATGCGCTACTACACGCCGGATCATTACGCGAATTTCTGCGAGATCACTTGA
- a CDS encoding PP2C family serine/threonine-protein phosphatase, whose amino-acid sequence MGWRIYAASAVGSSHLDKGIPCQDACAFHVSGDVLAAVVCDGAGSAAHSDIGARLIADALARALGERLGREPELLDAPRETFFAAAVEAVAQAREGVVERAQADGRALGDYAATVVGYAGDARRGWFLHIGDGIGVAEAASDDEDAVVSLPANGEYANETYFVTGESWREQLRVLPVPAPTARLALMSDGAMPFAMARGNAELYAPFIDPVSRYLASVDEAEGSRALHGTLADPRTHGITSDDKTLLIALRV is encoded by the coding sequence ATGGGCTGGCGGATCTATGCCGCTTCGGCGGTGGGCAGCTCGCACCTGGACAAAGGCATTCCCTGTCAGGACGCGTGCGCGTTCCATGTCAGCGGCGATGTCCTGGCCGCGGTGGTCTGCGACGGCGCGGGTTCGGCCGCGCACAGCGACATCGGCGCGCGGCTGATCGCCGATGCGTTGGCGCGCGCGCTCGGCGAACGCCTGGGGCGCGAACCGGAATTGCTCGACGCGCCGCGCGAGACCTTCTTCGCGGCCGCCGTCGAGGCGGTGGCGCAGGCGCGCGAGGGCGTGGTCGAACGCGCGCAGGCCGACGGGCGCGCGCTGGGCGACTACGCCGCCACCGTGGTCGGCTATGCCGGCGACGCGCGGCGCGGCTGGTTCCTGCACATCGGCGACGGCATCGGCGTGGCCGAGGCCGCGAGCGACGACGAGGACGCGGTGGTGTCGCTGCCGGCCAACGGCGAGTACGCCAACGAAACCTATTTCGTCACCGGCGAAAGCTGGCGCGAGCAGTTGCGGGTGCTGCCCGTGCCGGCGCCGACCGCGCGGTTGGCGCTGATGTCCGACGGCGCGATGCCGTTCGCGATGGCGCGCGGCAACGCCGAGTTGTACGCGCCGTTCATCGATCCGGTGTCGCGCTATCTGGCGTCGGTGGACGAGGCCGAGGGCAGCCGCGCGCTGCACGGCACCTTGGCCGATCCGCGCACGCACGGCATCACCTCCGACGACAAGACCTTGCTGATCGCGCTGCGGGTCTGA
- a CDS encoding VWA domain-containing protein, translating to MNQPAIPDVALVDNTEQRTPLVLVLDCSGSMTGAPMDQLNQGLKLLEEELKSDVIAAKRVRVLVVRYGGFDQAELAGEWCDAMDFDAPALEAAGTTPTGRAIDLALAEIENEKQRFKAAGVAYTRPWLFLMSDGAPTDAWEASAQRARDAETANKVAIFPIAVGQGDERIMSQFSSKGPGGVKRLQGLQFRELFLWLSASMQVVSQSRPGGAAQLPATDTWSSVPT from the coding sequence ATGAATCAACCCGCCATCCCCGATGTCGCCCTGGTCGACAACACCGAGCAGCGCACCCCGCTGGTGCTGGTGTTGGACTGCTCCGGCAGCATGACCGGCGCGCCGATGGACCAGCTGAATCAGGGTTTGAAGCTGCTGGAGGAAGAGCTCAAGAGCGACGTGATCGCGGCCAAGCGCGTGCGCGTGCTGGTGGTGCGCTACGGCGGCTTCGATCAGGCCGAGCTCGCCGGCGAATGGTGCGACGCGATGGATTTCGACGCGCCGGCGCTGGAAGCCGCGGGCACCACCCCGACCGGCCGCGCGATCGATCTGGCCCTGGCCGAGATCGAAAACGAGAAGCAGCGCTTCAAGGCCGCCGGCGTGGCGTACACCCGCCCGTGGCTGTTCCTGATGTCCGACGGCGCGCCGACCGACGCCTGGGAAGCCTCGGCGCAGCGCGCGCGCGACGCGGAAACCGCCAACAAGGTGGCGATCTTCCCGATCGCGGTCGGGCAGGGCGACGAACGCATCATGAGCCAGTTCAGCAGCAAGGGCCCCGGCGGGGTCAAGCGTCTGCAGGGTCTGCAGTTCCGCGAGCTGTTCCTGTGGCTCAGCGCGAGCATGCAGGTGGTCTCGCAGTCGCGTCCGGGCGGCGCGGCGCAGCTGCCGGCGACCGACACCTGGTCCTCGGTTCCGACCTGA